The Amylolactobacillus amylophilus DSM 20533 = JCM 1125 genome contains a region encoding:
- a CDS encoding oligosaccharide flippase family protein — protein MRKTLVNIFYNAVYQIFLVLVPLITVPYISRVMGPGPYGVYSSVKFTIQFLMVFCSAAIGYIGTRTIARLRAKGSTKEMTAAFWGLWYIQAIASLVMIILTVVFVTVFKIKYWNYFYLQIPFLISAMFDIAWFFQGVEEFGRVVLRNTIVKLSSVILIFLLVKRPGDLWIYMLIMSVSTMIGSFVFWVSISQYVGRPTKSFYQLKPTIASIITLLIPQIATQVYTSLDKPILGAFVSPNQVSFYDNSQRISTMILGVITSITIVMMPKMASTGEQFQKFFVKKSYEATLFLGLIFAIVVAINTHEFVPFFFGPRYEPVAQLMMFSTLTIIFIPVGGVFANQFALATKRDKDYAIPVVVGAVLSLALSFILYPKFGAAGATATVVTTEFIVCLMRIWIVRDALDFSYIFNETPKYIIMALITLVVGFLLPQLVGNAFFDMAIKSIIVMIVYGGLFFLLKFDLNQDVLKLAKRMIKR, from the coding sequence GTGCGTAAAACTTTAGTTAATATTTTCTACAATGCCGTCTACCAGATTTTTCTGGTCTTAGTCCCACTAATAACGGTCCCTTATATTTCTCGTGTGATGGGTCCAGGACCATACGGTGTCTATAGTTCGGTTAAATTTACGATTCAATTCCTGATGGTATTCTGCTCTGCGGCGATTGGTTACATCGGTACGAGAACCATTGCTCGCTTGCGTGCTAAAGGCTCAACTAAGGAAATGACCGCAGCTTTTTGGGGACTATGGTATATTCAGGCTATTGCAAGTCTGGTCATGATTATTTTGACTGTTGTATTTGTGACGGTTTTTAAAATCAAATATTGGAATTATTTCTACCTGCAAATTCCGTTTTTGATCTCCGCGATGTTTGATATTGCCTGGTTCTTTCAGGGCGTGGAAGAGTTTGGTCGAGTGGTACTCAGAAATACGATTGTCAAATTATCATCTGTGATTCTGATCTTCCTCTTGGTGAAAAGACCAGGAGACCTGTGGATTTATATGTTAATAATGTCGGTTAGCACGATGATTGGTAGCTTTGTCTTTTGGGTTTCAATCAGTCAATATGTCGGGCGACCAACCAAAAGTTTCTACCAACTGAAGCCCACAATCGCTTCGATTATCACCTTGTTGATTCCACAAATTGCCACCCAGGTGTATACGTCGTTAGATAAACCAATACTGGGTGCATTTGTAAGCCCAAACCAGGTCTCGTTTTATGACAATTCCCAACGCATATCGACGATGATTCTCGGAGTTATTACCTCCATTACAATTGTGATGATGCCGAAGATGGCCAGTACTGGTGAGCAATTTCAAAAGTTCTTCGTCAAAAAATCGTATGAAGCAACACTATTTCTGGGGCTGATTTTTGCAATAGTTGTAGCAATTAATACGCATGAATTCGTGCCGTTCTTTTTTGGTCCCAGATACGAACCGGTCGCACAACTAATGATGTTCTCCACACTAACGATTATTTTTATCCCTGTTGGGGGCGTGTTTGCCAATCAGTTTGCGCTGGCAACAAAACGTGATAAGGATTATGCCATTCCGGTAGTTGTTGGCGCAGTTCTAAGTCTAGCTCTCAGTTTTATCCTCTACCCTAAATTTGGTGCTGCTGGTGCCACGGCAACCGTAGTAACAACCGAGTTTATCGTCTGTTTAATGCGGATTTGGATTGTGCGTGATGCACTTGACTTTAGTTACATCTTTAACGAGACACCCAAATATATAATAATGGCACTAATTACACTTGTGGTCGGATTCCTGCTGCCACAACTGGTTGGTAATGCCTTCTTTGATATGGCAATTAAGTCAATTATTGTCATGATTGTTTATGGTGGATTGTTCTTCTTACTCAAATTTGACCTGAATCAAGATGTGTTAAAATTGGCTAAGAGAATGATCAAACGTTAA
- a CDS encoding WecB/TagA/CpsF family glycosyltransferase — translation MNKVTVLGVDFDNKSMSEFQNTFIERLNNRQSTFIVTANPEIVMVAQDDPDFMATIKRADYVTADGIGIVKAGKMLHTPLKERVAGFDLFMWFLNVAEKRGSRVYLIGAQPEVITCVREKLTLDYPSIELVGARDGYFKEDLNEIANEIAATEPEMVFVALGFPRQEQLIDLMRINGVPAMMMGVGGSFDVLAGAAKRAPKLMQDLHLEWFYRLIKNPSRFKRMLVLPKFVLEVKKRGDGE, via the coding sequence ATGAATAAAGTTACAGTACTTGGCGTGGATTTTGATAATAAATCAATGAGTGAATTTCAAAATACCTTTATCGAGCGACTGAATAATCGGCAATCCACGTTCATCGTGACGGCAAATCCAGAAATTGTGATGGTGGCGCAGGATGATCCGGATTTTATGGCAACCATTAAGAGGGCTGATTATGTGACTGCCGATGGGATAGGGATCGTGAAAGCTGGCAAGATGTTGCACACACCCCTAAAGGAACGTGTGGCTGGATTTGACCTGTTTATGTGGTTCCTAAACGTGGCGGAGAAGAGAGGAAGTCGGGTCTACCTAATTGGTGCACAACCGGAAGTCATTACGTGCGTGCGGGAGAAGTTGACACTTGATTACCCAAGCATTGAACTCGTCGGTGCAAGAGATGGTTATTTCAAAGAAGATTTGAACGAAATTGCAAATGAGATAGCGGCTACAGAACCTGAAATGGTGTTTGTTGCATTGGGGTTCCCCCGTCAGGAGCAATTGATTGATCTCATGCGAATTAATGGTGTTCCGGCCATGATGATGGGTGTGGGTGGAAGCTTCGATGTCCTTGCTGGCGCCGCTAAGCGAGCACCAAAACTGATGCAGGACCTCCATTTGGAATGGTTTTATCGCTTAATCAAAAATCCGTCGCGGTTCAAGCGTATGCTGGTTTTGCCCAAATTCGTGCTTGAGGTTAAGAAACGCGGTGACGGAGAATGA